In the genome of Rhodothermaceae bacterium, the window AATATTTCGATCTTGAAGCCTCTAAGTTTGCTCATTGAATTTCCGTTGATCTAAATTGGGTAGTATATGCAGAGGATGGACATTAGTCGTTGGACATGTGAAGCGTTTGACAGGTTTTGGATTCAGATGTTCTATAGGAATAATCCGTTTGAGAAGGCGTGACGCATCTATTCTTAGTAGTTTCTGAGTAAGGAGATATCGCTATCCTAATGCCATGATTAAGCAGAATTCTGCCAACACACTGTGATGATTAAATCCGGTCACGCTACACGTCCGATAGCGTCAACAAAGTTGAGGGCGAGACGCTTCGGCTACTATGTCTGGATCAGTACTGCGTGTTGCGGAAAAACAATATTCCACCACCCAGCCCGCCACTGAACACATCCAGGTCTCCGTCCGTGTCAATATCTATAAACGCGGGGACCGCAAGGATCGGGAAAGGAGCTGGAAGTGTACCGGATTCAACAAAAACGGGCACCTCTGTATTTCCCTCATTCATGTAAAGGACAACTCCATCGGCTTCGCGCCCCAGAATTAGATCTTGATCCCCATCTCCGTCCAAGTCGGCAAAGCGGGGCACACTTCGCCGTCCAACGTCGATGCCTTCGAATTCGTCGCTGACAAGCTCAAATTGTGGTACACTCGGGCTGCCGTTGTTGCGGTAAAAATTCAGATCTCCCGATGACTCGCCAATGAAAAGATCCAGGTCCCCGTCTGCGTCAATATCTACAAGGGCAGGCGTACTGTTGCTACCACGGGTGAGAGTTACGGTATTACTTTCATCTAGTACAAAATCCGGTACACTCGGGGTTCCATCATTGCGGAAATACAAACTGCCCTTGTTCCAGGTACCTACCAGCATATCCAAATCTCCATCCGCATCAAGGTCCGCCACAGCAGGTGCGAGATTGTAATGCCCCCCGATGGGAAGCGGCGATCGTCGTTGCCAGCGAAGATGTCCGGGCACAGAGGTGTTTTCGAAGAAATGGATTGTGGCGGTATTAAAATCGTGCGTTGAGATCTTGTTGGAGATCAGTAGGTCATGATCTCCGTCTGCGTCCAGATCAGCAAATACAGGGTAGGAATCTGCACCGACATCAATTCCCGACAGTAATGTTTTTGTTTTCAGCACAAGTCCCTCCGGTGTCGGATCCATGTAGTAGAGATTGTCCACTGCAGACGTGTTTGGGTTGAATGCTCCGCCAAGCACTCCGAACAGCAGTTCAGCGGTGTCATCCCCGTCAAGGTCAGCAAAGAGAACGGAATTGTAGCCGCTAGTCTTGATCGGATCGTCAGGCGGATAGGCAACCGGTTCATTGCGAAGGTTCGGCTCCGCACAGGTTCCGGTATTGGAAATCAGCAAAATGCCCGGTTCAAAAAAATCTCCCCAAAAGAGATCCTCATCGCCGTCCTGATCAATATCGTGGAACGACAGAGCATTGGCACCGTGCAGGGTAGCAAACATGCCAAGAATTTCTATGTCCTCAAACCGCTCGGTCACTAGCCGAAATCTTGGAAGCCCAGGTTCGTCTTTACCAACAGATTCATAGTGCAGTACGGTTCCGCTGACACGGCCAATAAACAGATCCAGGAGTCCATCACAGTCTAGGTCAATGACGGTCGGGATATTTTGGCGATCTATAAAGAGTGGTTCGCCCTCTGCATCTAGTAATGAATCTAGGGGCGCGGCAAAGGAAGCGGAGGTGGCGGTTCCTTCGTTGCGAAAAAGCCGCACATAACTGAAGACGGTTTCGCTGATCAAGTCATAGTCGCCGTCCTGATCTAGGTCAACGAATCGGTACCACTCACCTACATCCAGATCTTGATACTGATCACTGCGCCAGGTAAACGAGGGTGCGGTGGTGCTGCCGGTGTTTTCAAAATACTTGATGTGACCGGTTAACTCCTGAACAAACAGGTCCAGGTCCTGATCGCCATCAATATCAATCAGTTGTGGTCTAGGCAGATTGAATCCACCATGGAATGGATGATCAAGAGGCTCGCCATCCACCCCAAATACCTCAATCCCATAGATCTCCTGGACATATGAGGGGGGAAACTCAGGAGGACCCTGCTGGGTTGTCTGTGTGGTCGCACAGCCTGACAGGAAAGCAAGGGCAAGACCAAGGGAAACCCAATTCCTAGCGGGTCCCAAGACCAGTGGGATTCGGCCCCACTTCGAGCATTTTTGTGATTTCACGAGATTCCGAGTCAATGACTGCAATGACCCCTGGGAGATGGCCATCCTGCCATGAATATCGGCCAGAATAGGCTCCCTTGAGATTATTGTTGGAGATATACACGTTGCGTCCATTCGGTGAGATGGCAGCTCCATGAGGCTCCGCAAGTCCTTCAACGGTTGCCGCAACTGCGCGCTCGGCAACATCTACGACCGTGGCACGATTGCCCATCTTGTTGCCAAACCAGACATAATTCCCATCTGGACTAAACACAGGATGCCAAGGTGCCATACCAACCTTGATAGACCCGTCTGGAACTGGGGTAAAAGGATCCGACGACAGGTCAAAGAAGAGAAATTCGCCGGTAAGCTGTCCTCCCGCGACCATCACCTGACCATCTGGTGATACAGCAAATTGCACGAGTGTGTGTGGATCTCCTTGGAGCCTCCGCATAAAGAATTCCTCGGCGGCGACATCAACCACGAACATATCATTTTGTGCAAGGCTTGCGACGTACACATATTTACCGCTTGGATTGATTGCCAGTGCATGGGGGCGGGGGAAAAACACATCCAGCTCTTCAATCTCCATCCCATTCCGCTCAACGATGCCAATTCTCTGAGGTGGGTTGACAGCTTTCATGGATCGGCCCACAAACAGGAGGCTGTCGCTTGGGCTGACTACTAGCATTCCCGGTCGCTCAAAAGCAATCTGATCAATCAGCTCATTATTTCGGTTGAACTTCAGTACGGTGTCATCCCCGATCAGGGAGACATAGAACGCAGATCCATCGGGTTCAACGGCCACATGATGAGGCCTGGAGTTCTCGGTGAAGCCCAGTTCCTGCAGGTCAATCGTCCGGATGACCACATTCGCATCCATGTCAATGACCGCAACTTTGGCGGCTCCCTGGATGCATGCATACAATAGGTTAGATGTATCCGAGTAGGCAACATGCCCTTCGTCATTCGGGGCGCCACGCTCGATCCATGACCGAACTGTCAGAACATCTTCGTCGGACAATTTCGCGGCATGGGCGCTCAATGGGTCCTCACCGGAGAGGTTGTTAGCCAGACGGATCAACAGACTCCCATCTGGATCGTAAGGGATCACAATCTCCCCATGATCCGATCCGGCCATGATCCCATCCCACGATTCAAGAGAGAGGCCGGTCTCCCGCTCTAGGAGCAGAGCAAATTTCTCCTGAATGATGGGTAGGACATCGCGGCTGAAAATGGGCGGTGCCGACTGCGCCAACGCATGTCCATAAAAAAGCACCAGAAAAAATGCAACGCCAGAAAAATATTTTCTTAGCATACGACTGGAGATTCACCTATATATCAATATTTTGTTTTCGGACAATGAAGAGTCCCTCGCCGATACTGGTAACGATGATCGTGCCACTGGGGAAGTAGGGATAATTGCTCCACGACCCCTCAAACCCCGGCTTGTCCGTGCCTATCGGATGGGTGTCAAAGAAGCCGATTTCTACTGGGTTGGTGCGATCGCTGATGTCAAAGATTCGCAGCCCGCTCATGTAATTGGACTGATACATCACATCTCCCTGAATGTACAGGTTATGATCACTTGAAAGGTTCTCTGACATGAATTCCTTCTCCAACAGGGGGTCGTCCAAGTCCGATACATTCCAGATGAGGGTTCGCGTACCCACGACATTTCCACTTAACTCATCAATCTCATCGTTCATATAAAAGTACTCAAAGTCGTCGGTGACCCAGCCTTGGTGAGCATATGCTACATTTGGGTATTCTGCCACGGAGAGGGCCACAGGATTTTCTTTATCCGTGACATCCGAGATGCTGAGTGCGGTCTCATTCGAGTTAAAGCAAATCTCTTTTCCGTGATAGTCGGTGTCTGGTCCCTCATAGATTACGCACTGCGCATCATGTGAGTAACCTGTACCGGCGCGGCCAGTACTCGGATCTGCAAAGCAGCCAGCAAATTGAGGCGAAACAGGATCCTGTATGTTGACCATGTGCAATCCTCCTCCACAGGTATCCCCACCACCACTGCTTCCAACCACATAGGCGAATCCAGTGTCTTCGTTGATCACGACGTTGTGAGCACTGGCGATGCCATCATAAATCGCATCTTCCGTGAAGGTAACTGGTGTGTCACTATCCTCGCGAAGGCGGGTTAAGTCAAAGATCTGCATACCATGCTCGCCCGCATTATCGGCTACAATGAACGCATGGTTGGCATGGACCTTGATATCTCGCCAGGAATTCGGATTTGCACCTTCGGTCAACGGCAGGTCTCCTTTCAAGACTGGGTTGGTCGGATCCGTAATGTCTACAAAAGAAGTTCCATTGGTTCGTCCCACCAAGGCATATTCACGGCTGGTTTCAGGGTCAACCCATCCCCAGACATCGTTCGCTTGGATCCCGTCGCCCCCTCCAAGATCTTCAATCGTCATATAGGAGAGTAGATCAACGTTCCCACAGTCAAACTGCCCGGCCACCCCGTCGGCACAGTCTACAGCGCCACTTGAGATGAGTACAACCTCTTTGCCGGTTTTCAGCGGGTCACTCACGACCCATTCACCACTTTCGCCGTCCATAGTAGCTACGCGAACCGAGCCCTTACCAAGGTTCGTAAAGGGTGCACTAATAACACCTGTGTTATCTCCAAGGGAAATAACCATGCCGAAAAGCTGATCTCCTGTCCCCGCTTCAATGGTACCTGTTCTGGCCCATTGCATGGAGTCCATATCTAGTTCGTACGACCACACAGATCCCATCTGACCACCGGCGACAGGCAGACCTGCAAGCAGGGTTGTGTTATTAGAGCCGAAACCGAGGCCGAAGATATCAAAGCCACCTATTTCCGTAGCCAGCACTTGGAGAATTTCAAGCCCCTGGACGCCAATCGCTGCCCAGACCAATTTACCTGGAGGAGGAGGCGCGGTTGGCTGTATATTGGGAACGATCCCTGGGGCGCCTGCAAAGAGCATTGAGTCAGCAACCACCTGCAGGGCAACTCCCAGTCCCCGGCCATTAATATTTTCTTGATCACCACTCAGGATTTGCTGGCCATGCCACTGACCGTCGTGATTCGCAAAATGGTATACGGCTCCAGCGCCTTCATTGGCACCGGGAGCACCAACGTAGACGCTTCCATTGCCTGCAACTGCAACGGATGAGCCAAATAAATCCGCCACCTGCACATTTTCGTGTGTCAGTATACCTGCCTCTTCGAAGCCACCCTCTCCACGCGTGTAAACAGACACGGAGTTAGTTGAATCAACCCCAGTCATACCTCCTGTAACGAGGGTTGCCCCCGAAAAGGCAACGCTTCCGCCAATTGGTGCTTCTTCCGAGCCAGATACCTTCGCAACTTCTTCCCAGTCACCCGTTTCGCTATTTTGGGCAAAGACGTAAACTGCACCACCAGTTCCTTCCATAGAGGGGGCGCCGATTGCAAGGTGCTCTCCGTTGGCAACGATCTGGTAGCCAAACCCATCTCCTGCTGTAGCGTCC includes:
- a CDS encoding VCBS repeat-containing protein — its product is MLPSAQLRQPLKDLRSLMELPSHRMDATCISPTIISREPILADIHGRMAISQGSLQSLTRNLVKSQKCSKWGRIPLVLGPARNWVSLGLALAFLSGCATTQTTQQGPPEFPPSYVQEIYGIEVFGVDGEPLDHPFHGGFNLPRPQLIDIDGDQDLDLFVQELTGHIKYFENTGSTTAPSFTWRSDQYQDLDVGEWYRFVDLDQDGDYDLISETVFSYVRLFRNEGTATSASFAAPLDSLLDAEGEPLFIDRQNIPTVIDLDCDGLLDLFIGRVSGTVLHYESVGKDEPGLPRFRLVTERFEDIEILGMFATLHGANALSFHDIDQDGDEDLFWGDFFEPGILLISNTGTCAEPNLRNEPVAYPPDDPIKTSGYNSVLFADLDGDDTAELLFGVLGGAFNPNTSAVDNLYYMDPTPEGLVLKTKTLLSGIDVGADSYPVFADLDADGDHDLLISNKISTHDFNTATIHFFENTSVPGHLRWQRRSPLPIGGHYNLAPAVADLDADGDLDMLVGTWNKGSLYFRNDGTPSVPDFVLDESNTVTLTRGSNSTPALVDIDADGDLDLFIGESSGDLNFYRNNGSPSVPQFELVSDEFEGIDVGRRSVPRFADLDGDGDQDLILGREADGVVLYMNEGNTEVPVFVESGTLPAPFPILAVPAFIDIDTDGDLDVFSGGLGGGILFFRNTQY
- a CDS encoding choice-of-anchor B family protein; translation: MPRSPLEYRRDTPSTCLPSTAEGILTYFLHPMSVKIVLGDLILLTQWPIFVMKYFSLLLLFAVPSTAYAQINALGLATETTENSILVGHPIPDDDQSGIVYIYQYTGDEEGWQVAGELIASDATAGDGFGYQIVANGEHLAIGAPSMEGTGGAVYVFAQNSETGDWEEVAKVSGSEEAPIGGSVAFSGATLVTGGMTGVDSTNSVSVYTRGEGGFEEAGILTHENVQVADLFGSSVAVAGNGSVYVGAPGANEGAGAVYHFANHDGQWHGQQILSGDQENINGRGLGVALQVVADSMLFAGAPGIVPNIQPTAPPPPGKLVWAAIGVQGLEILQVLATEIGGFDIFGLGFGSNNTTLLAGLPVAGGQMGSVWSYELDMDSMQWARTGTIEAGTGDQLFGMVISLGDNTGVISAPFTNLGKGSVRVATMDGESGEWVVSDPLKTGKEVVLISSGAVDCADGVAGQFDCGNVDLLSYMTIEDLGGGDGIQANDVWGWVDPETSREYALVGRTNGTSFVDITDPTNPVLKGDLPLTEGANPNSWRDIKVHANHAFIVADNAGEHGMQIFDLTRLREDSDTPVTFTEDAIYDGIASAHNVVINEDTGFAYVVGSSGGGDTCGGGLHMVNIQDPVSPQFAGCFADPSTGRAGTGYSHDAQCVIYEGPDTDYHGKEICFNSNETALSISDVTDKENPVALSVAEYPNVAYAHQGWVTDDFEYFYMNDEIDELSGNVVGTRTLIWNVSDLDDPLLEKEFMSENLSSDHNLYIQGDVMYQSNYMSGLRIFDISDRTNPVEIGFFDTHPIGTDKPGFEGSWSNYPYFPSGTIIVTSIGEGLFIVRKQNIDI